The following coding sequences are from one Hippopotamus amphibius kiboko isolate mHipAmp2 chromosome 9, mHipAmp2.hap2, whole genome shotgun sequence window:
- the LOC130861003 gene encoding LOW QUALITY PROTEIN: small kinetochore-associated protein-like (The sequence of the model RefSeq protein was modified relative to this genomic sequence to represent the inferred CDS: inserted 1 base in 1 codon; substituted 1 base at 1 genomic stop codon) translates to MQIKTILSDEACGQEQQAPGPQPCRLLTVTSVVQTVYTLQPRSVLSSGVPADPQTRATSKSLXPVKSKEVDVSNXHSGGSENDVTRVIRPRRENGQVKATDTATRRDIRKSYKPLREQKSEEELKDKNQLLEAVNKQLPQKLTETQGGLKDLTQQVELLEKFQDNCLAVLESKGLKPGSETLASQQDSATDHADSMLLLETLQDELKLFNETAKKQMAELQALKVKLKVKEERAQFLEQQTLCNSQVNDFTTALEEVEQLLEM, encoded by the exons atgcaaattaaaactatactgAGTGACGAGGCCTGCGGGCAGGAGCAGCAGGCGCCTGGGCCTCAGCCGTGCCGCCTCCTTACGGTGACCAGCGTGGTGCAGACAGTGTACACCCTGCAGCCCCGTTCTGTGCTGAGCAGCGGCGTGCCCGCAGACCCACAAACTCGAGCCACTTCTAAGAGCCTGTGACCTGTTAAGTCCAAAGAAGTTGATGTTTCCA CTCACTCAGGAGGTTCCGAGAATGACGTTACCAGAGTCATCAGACCGAGACGCGAGAACGGGCAGGTGAAAGCTACAGACACTGCCACCAGGAGGGACATCAGGAAGAGCTACAAGCCACTGAGGGAGCAGAAATCAGAGGAAGAGCTCAAGGATAAGAACCAGCTCTTAGAGGCTGTCAACAAGCAGCTGCCCCAGAAATTGACTGAAACTCAGGGAGGGCTGAAGGACCTGACCCAACAAGTGGAGCTGCTAGAGAAGTTTCAGGACAACTGTTTGGCAGTTTTGGAGAGCAAGGGCCTCAAGCCAGGCAGTGAGACCCTGGCGTCACAGCAAGACTCTGCCACGGATCACGCGGACTCGATGTTGCTGTTAGAAACTTTGCAAGATGAACTGAAGCTTTTTAACGAAACAGCCAAAAAGCAGATGGCGGAGTTACAGGCCTTAAAGGTAAAGCTGAAGGTGAAAGAAGAGAGGGCCCAGTTCCTAGAACAACAGACCTTGTGTAACAGTCAAGTAAATGATTTTACAACAGCCCTTGAAGAAGTAGAGCAGCTATTAGAAATGTGA